Part of the Holosporales bacterium genome, CATAAACCTTGTTTGTTTCGAGAGCATTTGGATGCTGAGATTTTTATGCTAAATTCACCTAGGTTTTTATGAATTTGAGTGTAAATAATGTTTGCTGAAAATGCTTATGCGCAGGCTGGCGAGTCATATGCCTTCAGCCTGGTTAATTTAATGCCGATTTTACTGATATTTGTGATTTTTTATTTTCTGTTATTTCGTCCTCAGCAGAAAAAGGAA contains:
- a CDS encoding preprotein translocase subunit YajC yields the protein MPILLIFVIFYFLLFRPQQKKE